From Ruminococcus sp. HUN007, a single genomic window includes:
- a CDS encoding transposase produces MYINYNIVNGKEYGTVTASVRKGKSVSKGKQIYLGRVIDKENGIFKNRERGLFKYDLATDSYSSVSADFEEPKDQRKTKYQKRPVLIVSFGDIYLLDSFMNKSGIMSAVNAINYKNQDTLHALVAYYILTTYSNCHAEDWWELTYARYLYPKAQMASQRISDALADIGSEDAKRHFFKEYFKFLSLKKDADESNEIDDGILIDSSGLPNSIHFPLTAVSNHNGIISEELRLIYVVQQHTGMPLFFRYVAGNVIDVSTITRTIAELKANGINTKFAILDAGYYTGVNADALLDSGISFMARMKSNFKVYKRIVSEHLNNLMIKENAVIFNKRLIYIKCVPCEIGQKENRKAYAFLCKDMTAYNEGQKNAIARAEDESLTASDIYDDLQRQGVFVIVSTRKVAVEKILPLYYMRDQVEKIFELCKQGGKILPINVESEATLRGHLMLTFIATVVLKMMSDKLRNTALTTESVFMNLHEQHAIVYDKEFVTTEPIKKMNDAYKAFKIQCPVSIKRLLDNVD; encoded by the coding sequence ATGTATATAAACTATAATATCGTAAACGGTAAAGAATATGGAACAGTGACTGCATCTGTTCGAAAAGGAAAAAGTGTTTCAAAAGGCAAACAAATATATCTCGGAAGAGTAATAGACAAGGAAAATGGTATATTCAAAAATCGTGAAAGAGGGTTGTTTAAATACGATCTTGCAACAGATTCATACAGTTCTGTTTCAGCAGATTTTGAAGAGCCAAAAGACCAGCGAAAAACAAAGTATCAAAAACGTCCAGTTCTGATAGTATCTTTCGGAGATATATATTTACTTGATTCATTCATGAACAAAAGTGGAATTATGTCAGCAGTGAATGCAATCAATTATAAAAATCAGGATACCCTTCATGCGCTGGTTGCTTACTACATATTAACAACATACTCCAACTGTCATGCAGAAGACTGGTGGGAACTTACATATGCCAGATATCTTTATCCTAAAGCACAGATGGCATCTCAGAGAATAAGCGATGCACTCGCTGATATAGGCAGTGAAGATGCTAAGCGCCACTTCTTCAAGGAATACTTTAAGTTTCTTTCCTTAAAAAAAGACGCAGATGAATCAAATGAAATTGATGACGGTATACTTATTGATAGTTCAGGGCTTCCAAATTCTATACATTTTCCATTAACCGCCGTAAGCAATCATAACGGAATAATCAGTGAGGAACTGAGGCTCATTTACGTTGTTCAGCAGCACACTGGAATGCCGTTGTTTTTCAGATATGTTGCAGGTAATGTTATCGATGTAAGTACAATAACAAGAACTATAGCTGAACTAAAAGCGAATGGCATAAATACCAAATTTGCGATTCTTGATGCCGGATATTATACAGGAGTAAATGCCGATGCACTTCTTGATTCAGGAATTTCTTTTATGGCTCGAATGAAAAGTAATTTCAAGGTGTACAAACGAATCGTAAGTGAACATCTTAATAATCTGATGATTAAGGAAAATGCAGTGATATTCAACAAACGACTTATCTATATCAAATGCGTTCCATGTGAAATAGGTCAGAAAGAAAATCGTAAAGCATACGCTTTCCTGTGTAAGGATATGACGGCATACAATGAAGGACAGAAAAATGCTATTGCAAGAGCTGAAGATGAAAGTCTTACAGCATCAGATATTTATGATGATTTACAAAGGCAAGGAGTATTTGTGATTGTATCAACCAGAAAAGTTGCAGTCGAAAAAATACTGCCTCTTTATTATATGCGTGATCAGGTTGAAAAAATATTTGAGCTATGCAAACAGGGAGGTAAAATACTTCCGATTAACGTAGAGTCAGAAGCAACATTACGTGGGCATTTGATGTTGACTTTTATTGCAACTGTTGTACTTAAAATGATGAGTGACAAGCTAAGAAATACTGCCTTGACAACTGAATCTGTGTTTATGAATTTACATGAACAGCATGCCATCGTGTATGACAAGGAATTTGTAACAACAGAACCGATTAAGAAAATGAACGATGCATACAAGGCTTTTAAAATTCAATGTCCTGTTTCTATAAAACGTCTGCTTGATAATGTAGACTAA